From the Sphingobacteriales bacterium genome, the window TTTGATCAGTTTTGGAATATATTTGTCCGACATGGGTATGGCTTCCATATCGTCATAGCTGAAATCAGTACCGGCAAAGGTCTGGTTTTTAACATGGGAGGCAATTCTTCTTTCTTTTCCGTAAGCAGGCAGATATACATACATGACATCATTTGGTAAAGACAAAAAACCTATCCCTGCCTGAGATTCCGGATAGGTGAACCGCGTAAGTCGCATATTTCTGCCTTTCTGATACATCACCGCTTTTCTGGTCGATTGATTGCCTTTTTTATCTATCAGGGTGATGGTTAGCTCTGCTTTTTGATCTTTAGACCCGAATACGGCATCATCATTTTTTTTCAGTATCTCCTGTGCGGTTTGTGCATGCAGTGAGAATCCGCAAGCTGTCAGCAACAATACGATGAACTTTTTC encodes:
- a CDS encoding outer membrane lipoprotein-sorting protein, translating into MKKFIVLLLTACGFSLHAQTAQEILKKNDDAVFGSKDQKAELTITLIDKKGNQSTRKAVMYQKGRNMRLTRFTYPESQAGIGFLSLPNDVMYVYLPAYGKERRIASHVKNQTFAGTDFSYDDMEAIPMSDKYIPKLIKTNENEFILELTPKNPQATEYSKLIIYVSKANFLTSKTEYYNRGGVKIKELVNHFEKKGNYWYAATAEMTDLRNTHKTRMSITSISFDTGIKDDFFSIKNLVNF